A stretch of Fusarium poae strain DAOMC 252244 chromosome 2, whole genome shotgun sequence DNA encodes these proteins:
- a CDS encoding hypothetical protein (TransMembrane:12 (i12-31o69-90i97-116o122-142i154-173o185-207i273-297o309-330i337-357o369-392i404-428o440-458i)), producing MTAAETDTIRAHWRCFVACGIIVLSPFQYGLDFGLIGGLQAMPGFLQVYGYQDPKTAIGWNISTTRQQLISSLMTLGAFISSSLAGFVAAKLGRKTCLWLACILCAVSNVIMMATTDIGPLYLGRLLIGLANGYFMTFSQLYIQETSPAKYRGLFLTAFHLCTTFGTLVGTIIDWTTAKRPDRSAYLIPLGMIYIVPVVISISLWFIPESPRWLILQGRYDDGLKSLGWLRPKGADVEAELAEIRQAIDAEKAMASGVGVLDMSKSPIDRRRTMISVCAVLLQAASGSMFIIAFKAYFFAMAKVEDPFAMSNVLSTAGMTATIINAFIVVRYGRRRVLLLGGLTIAGFFQLIFAVVYDRNPGQIVTGKVLVALSCLYMVAYNGMIAPYSWLVAGEIPSQRLRSYTFGLAAAAGFLGAWLITFTAPYFINPSALNWGPRYGYIWFPSCMVCVVWVYFFLPEVKGRTLEEIDAMFNERLPARRFRTYHVPQNVAGENVGKSSIELRVVESERV from the exons ATGACTGCTGCAGAAACAGACACCATTCGCGCCCATTGGCGATGCTTCGTCGCCTGTGGAATCATCGTCCTGTCTCCCTTCCAGTATGGCCTCGACTTTGGTCTTATCGGAGGACTACAAGCCATGCCTGGGTTTCTCCAG GTCTACGGCTACCAAGACCCAAAAACCGCAATCGGGTGGAACATCTCGACCACTAGACAACAGCTCATCTCTTCGTTGATGACATTGGGTGCTTTTATAAGCTCCAGTCTTGCTGGGTTTGTGGCGGCGAAACTTGGCCGGAAGACGTGTCTTTGGCTTGCCTGTATACTTTGTGCTGTTTCGAATGTCATCATGATGGCTACGACTGACATTGGCCCGCTATATCTTGGCAGACTACTCATCGGTTTGGCAAATGGGTACTTCATGACCTTTTCGCAACTCTACATCCAGGAGACCAGCCCCGCCAAGTACAGAGGATTATTCTTGACTGCATTTCATTTATGCACAACCTTT GGCACACTCGTAGGTACGATCATCGATTGGACAACTGCCAAGCGCCCAGATCGATCTGCATATCTTATTCCTCTTGGAATGATTTACATTGTTCCTGTCGTCATATCCATTTCCCTCTGGTTCATCCCTGAGTCTCCACGATGGCTTATTCTACAAGGGCGTTACGATGATGGTCTCAAGTCGCTGGGTTGGTTGAGGCCCAAAGGAGCAGATGTGGAAGCGGAGCTGGCTGAGATTCGCCAAGCCATTGACGCAGAGAAGGCCATGGCCAGCGGCGTCGGAGTACTGGACATGTCCAAAAGCCCCATCGACAGAAGACGCACCATGATATCAGTATGCGCAGTTCTTCTACAAGCTGCCTCGGGCTCCATGTTTATTATTG CCTTCAAGGCCTACTTCTTCGCCATGGCAAAGGTAGAAGACCCTTTTGCAATGAGCAACGTCCTTAGCACGGCAGGTATGACTGCGACTATCATCAATGCCTTCATCGTAGTTCGGTATGGACGACGTCGCGTCCTCTTGCTTGGCGGTCTTACTATAGCTGGCTTCTTTCAGCTCATATTTGCGGTTGTTTATGACAGAAACCCAGGCCAGATTGTTACTGGCAAGGTACTTGTTGCACTTTCGTGCTTGTATATGGTGGCATATAAT GGCATGATTGCTCCTTACTCATGGCTCGTTGCTGGAGAAATTCCGTCACAGCGCCTTCGAAGTTACACCTTTGGCCTTGCGGCagccgccgggtttcttggaGCTTGGCTCATCACCTTTACAGCACCATATTTCATTAACCCAAGCGCACTAAACTGGGGTCCCCGATATGGATATATCTGGTTTCCTTCGTGCATGGTTTGCGTTGTTTGGGTGTACTTTTTCCTACCAGAAGTCAAGGGTCGTACTCTTGAGGAGATAGATGCCATG TTCAATGAAAGACTGCCAGCAAGAAGGTTCCGGACCTATCATGTACCACAGAATGTTGCTGGGGAAAATGTGGGAAAGTCAAGCATTGAGTTAAGAGTAGTTGAGTCAGAGAGGGTCTAG